The Nyctibius grandis isolate bNycGra1 chromosome 9, bNycGra1.pri, whole genome shotgun sequence genome segment GTGTGCCAACCACTTCTTTTGAGATCAACTTTCTTTTCAACCACATTCCACTTGTTGCTAGTGTCCGGGTCTTGGAAATAGACTTTGACTCTTACTTTTCGCCTGCTGCCTTTCTCTAAGACATATGGAAGCAGCTTCAAGTAAAGCCACAGGCTGGCTTGAACGACAAACAAGTTCTGGTTCCCTTCATTCGAGATGAAGAAATAGAGGCGGACTCTAGATGAGGCCAGATCGTCTGCAAGATAAGGAGAGATCAGCAAGATTAAGTCAAAAAGGAAACGTTAGCTTGCGTGCCGTTCGGGATTCGGGGACAACGCTAGAGCACGGCGCATCGAGAGAGCGGCCAGAAGGCAGGCACTGAATCAGATATCCCCAATTTGCAACCGAAACGCAGCGAGAAGGGACTGCCCACAGCAACGTTCACCATCGGGCTGCAGTCGGATGTGTCAGAACCACAGACACCAGTAAGAGCTCTCCAGAATAGGGGTTATTTTCCACCTTTAAAGACGCTACAGCAGCGCCTCGGAAAGACCGGCACTCGGACTCTGCTACCTCGTCGGTTTAAGAACAGTTTTAACTTTCAGCTACCTGCCAGTTCTCACGGGGAGAGCCCTTTCTGTAACCACTGAAACGCCGATGCCAAACCAGGGATTTTGTTTCGATTTTCACGTATCCTCGTCGCGCTTTAACAGAGAGAATTCACGAGGTGGAAGGGAAAATATTGCCGTAATGTGCCTGCTCGTCCAACAGATCAAGCTAACCCCCGCTTACTCTGGGAGAATATCTGCTTTTATTAATCGTTTTGATTAATATTCTgcctttttcccccaaaaaaaaaaaggatcaacGAGGCAATGAAGCAGTTGCTCTCGCTGCTAACGCCATTACCGACTGTTCTCGATAAGCTTTTCAGTAACACCAGAATTAAAGGAGCAAAATTGTCACGGAAAACCAAACGTCACCAAACGCCTGACATAACCCCTTATTTGTCAACAAAGGAGCCTGCTTCAGAAATGCTTCAACATGCTTCAGAAATACCAGTGGCCCTCCTGCAATTTCGGACTATAAGTCCTCACTAAATTTGGCGCAGGTGATGAATGTGCAAGCTGGCCTTTACGGCGGAGGCTGTAATTCTGGTCCTTGAATCAAAGTCTCCCAATGGCTATTTAAAATTAGTGCTGCAAAGGCATTTTCTCATCTGCCCTTATCTGTTTCGCTTCTTTCTGTACAAAGccaaatgtacatttttttttttccttccttttcctatgAATCTTTATTATTTTCGTCAGTCTCTGAATGGGATTTTTTGCGTAGTCGCTGTCTTCATTTGTTACCCTAAATGCCTTTCAAAGGTGCCCCCAGGGGCCATTCGGTACCTTGTAATATTTCAGGGAAAGaaattttcactgtgtttgTCTACGTTTTACATAAAGTTGATTTTGGATGCGTTACAAAAGCCAGCGATTAATTGAATACCAAATGGAAGTACAAGCCCATCCCACATCTTCCAACAACagcccattaaaaaaatactaaaccCAAAAACGTACCCTAAGAAAGCCTTTTGCCTGTTAGTAAATACACAACTTCTTTATAAACTGTGGtgacagtgacagaaaaaagaacagcacGGTGTTGCTGCACCGCTCCACATCGCTTGTGTTGGGTGAGATTGTGCGTGCCCATAAATTTTGTATGTGAATATAACAAGCATATGTATAATGCAACAGATCCCATAGATACTGTAAATGTATATGCCTTTGGTAAGTGGGAGGGTAGATAAAGAAGATGAGTGGGCAGCATACAGGATAGAATGAGATTTATTTTGCGGACAAATGATATCTAGATACCACGGGAAGatagagagaggaaaaaaatgaaccgAGCGATAGAGCgatgaaggaaaggagagacggagagagagacaggagaGAGCTAATTTGCAGAGCGATGGTGCCACGGCCAGATGTGCAAAGTTCACGGGATAAACTGCTGGAAAGCTACGCCGAAAGGATGCGGTGACACATAGCTGCAATGGCTGGACAGGAGCGAGACGGCTGGTACGGTGGGGATGGATGGCACGGCTAGTaaacagagaggagagggacGCACTTGGTAGGAGGTTGCACACAGTGGACAAACAGACAAGGCCAACGCTACACATGAAAGCTAAATAAATCGGAAACGAACGGAAAGGGAGGAACGGGCAAACGCAAGCCTCACCAGACAGATGCACGCATGAACCAGACGAATGTGCAGGGCAGGCAGATGAGGCGAGGGATGCAAGAGATGGAGCGGGACGGGCAGAGGAGGGGCAGTGGGATGCAGGGGGACAGAGGCAAGCTGTGGTGCAGCTGGAAGGACCGGCGTAGGGATGCCGGGGGCACGGAGGCTgcggagggatggagggacccGGCGAGGGGAGTTTGCAGGGCACAACCCGGGCACAGGGACACTCACAGAGAGGACGGGAAGGAGCAGgtgtggggcagaggggagagcGGGTGAGGCGGGGGGCATGTGGGTGAGCCCGGCAGCCGGGTGGccgcagcaggcaggaggacagGCAGGGTGCACAGGGGGACaggcagcagggccaggcaAGGGCGGTCGGGGGAACTGCCAGGGGTCAGGCAGGGGGACAGAGAGGGTGCgcagggggacaggcagggtgAGCTGACAGGGGTCGAGCAGGGGGACTGCCAGGGGTGAGGCAGGGCGAGCGGCCGGGCAGGGGCCGAGGCAGGGCAggccgggcagggcagagcgggcggcgggggcgcggggcaCGGGCGGCGCTCACCTGTCTCGGCGAAGCTGATGATCTCGGAGACGGGGTCGTGGGCCGGGGGCCCGGCGCTCGCCTGCCCGTCCAGGCTGGGGATCTCCACCCGGCCGTCCTCCCGCACCTTGCCGGCGTGCAGCTTGCGCAGCGCCGTGACCATGGCCGCCTTGGGCACGGCGTGCGTGATGTTGGGCCGGTCCCGCATCTGCAGCCGGTTCAGGATGTGCCTCTTCACCGCCTCCAGGAAATCCCCGTCCACCTTGCCCGGCTCCTCGGGCCGCCGGAAGCCGCAGGAGGTGCATGTGTCCTGCGGGGAGCCgccggcgggggccggcggggtCGGGGTGCCCGCggcacccagcagcagcagcccgcAGGCCAGCAACGCGGCCAGCACCCCCCGGCGAGCCGCCCCGTCCATGGCGGAGGAGCGGGGGGCCGAGCTGGGGGCCGCCCCGAAGCGCCGCAGGGAGCCCGTCTGCAGGCGACGCCGCTCCGTGCGCTCCGCGGCGcggagggggcggtggcagccAAGCCGGGGGGGGGCCGCAACCGCTCCGcgcggggtgcgggggggagggagggagggggcgcCCGGGGAAGCGGCGTGTGCCGCCGGGGAGGcggagggggggtggggggtgaggcTGCACACGCAGGCACCGAGGGCGAAgttggggagggtggggggggagcgggggggtgCAGCAGGGCTTGGCGTGCACGGAGAGCCCGGCTCCTCCACGGGGGAGGGGGACGGCAGCAGGTGAGGGGGTGGCTGCGGAGcccggggaggagggaggtaggggggagcggggagagagCCGGAGGTGCGAGGGGAgccggggagcaggggggggaGGAGGCGGCGCCGCGCTGCCCCGGTGCCCCGCGCCGCTTCAGAGGGGCATCCCCGGGCGCAGCCGCTCCTGGTCCATCGCTCTCGCTTCGGCAGGTCCGGGCGGGCCGCGGAGAGGAGCTCTTTAGTCCGGCGTCATTGAGGGGGGTCAGGGAGATAAACGAAGCAGATTTATATACAATCCAATTTATAGCctggaaggggaggggggggaggggggggggaagaaatgCCACTTGTACCCCCCCGCCCACTCCGCCCCCGCAAGACAACAATCCACAGGCCGTGGGTGCAGGTCTCTCAGCAGGtcggctccgctccgctccgcgcgGTTGTCCCCCTTTAGCGCCCGCTGCTTCTCAACGTGCCGTCAAAGTTGACCCGG includes the following:
- the INHBB gene encoding inhibin beta B chain encodes the protein MDGAARRGVLAALLACGLLLLGAAGTPTPPAPAGGSPQDTCTSCGFRRPEEPGKVDGDFLEAVKRHILNRLQMRDRPNITHAVPKAAMVTALRKLHAGKVREDGRVEIPSLDGQASAGPPAHDPVSEIISFAETDDLASSRVRLYFFISNEGNQNLFVVQASLWLYLKLLPYVLEKGSRRKVRVKVYFQDPDTSNKWNVVEKKVDLKRSGWHTFPMTEAIQALFERGERRLNLDVQCEGCEEYSVLPIYVDPGEESHRPFLVVQARLADNKHRIRKRGLECDGRTNLCCRQQFYIDFRLIGWNDWIIAPSGYYGNYCEGSCPAYLAGVPGSASSFHTAVVNQYRMRGLNPGTVNSCCIPTKLSTMSMLYFDDEYNIVKRDVPNMIVEECGCA